One window of the Betta splendens chromosome 21, fBetSpl5.4, whole genome shotgun sequence genome contains the following:
- the usp9 gene encoding probable ubiquitin carboxyl-terminal hydrolase FAF-X isoform X5 translates to MTATTRGSPVGGNDSQGQGQAPDAQSQPPLPQNQTSSPNSSNENSPVSPPDEQGQGDGTPQLEEEEPAFPHTDLAKLDDMINRPRWVVPVLPKGELEVLLEAAIDLSKKGLDVKCEACQRFFRDGLTISFTKILTDEAVSGWKFEIHRCIINNTHRLVELCVAKLSQDWFPLLELLAMATNPHCKFHIYNGTRPSESVPAGAQLADDELFARPPDPRSPKGWLVDLINKFGNLNGFQMLHDRFMSGQALNVQIIAALIKPFGQCYEFLTLHTVKKYFLPVIEMVPQFLENLTDEELKKEAKNEAKNDALSMIIKSLKNLASRVPGQEETVKNLEIFRLKMILRLLQISSFNGKMNALNEVNKVISSVSYYTHRHNPEEEEWLTAERMAEWIQQNHILSIVLRDSLHQPQYVEKLEKILRFVIKEKALTMQDLDNIWAAQAGKHEAIVKNVHDLLAKLAWDFSPEQLDHLFDCFKASWTNASKKQREKLLELIRRLAEDDKDGVMAHKVLNLLWNLAHSDDVPVDIMDQALSAHIKILDYSCSQDRDTQKIQWIDRFIEELRTNDKWVIPALKQIREICSLFGEAPQNLSQTQRSPHVFYRHDLINQLQHNHALVTLVAENLSAYMETMRQFSKEEQAEFDPQTVRPGSRYSHVQEVQERLNFLRFLLKDGQLWLCAPQAKQIWKCLAENAVFLCDREACFKWYSKLMGDEPDLDPDINKDFFENNVLQLDPSLLTENGMKCFERFFKAVNCREGKLVAKRRAYMMDDLELIGLDYLWRVVIQGSDDIASRAIDLLKEIYTNLGPKLQVNQVEIHEDFIQSCFDRLKASYDTLCVLDGDKDSINCARQEAIRMVRVLTVLKEYINECDSDYHEERTILPMSRAFRGKHITLIVRFPNQGRQVDDLDIWSHTNDTIGSVRRGILNRIKANAAHTKIELFIGGEVVDPADDRKLIGQLNLKDKTLITAKLTQVSTNMPSSPDSSSDSSTGSPGNHGNHYSDGPNPEVESCLPGVIMSLHLRYISFLWQVADLGCNLNMPQLRDGARVLMKLMPPDNTTVENLRAVCLDHAKLGENSLSPSLDSRFFGPSPSQVLYLIEVVYALLMPASATLGEDASDFQYNFLKSGGLPLVLSMLTRNNFLPSADMETRRGAYLNALKIAKLLLTAVGFGHVKAVAEACQPNAEGNIPVSPINQATHDQALVLQSALQNIPNPASECMLRNVAIRLAQQISDENFFQASKYIPDICVIRAVQKIVWASGCGTVQLVFSSNEEISKIYEKTNASKEPDGEDEQVCCEALEVMTLCFALMPTALDTLSKEKAWQTFIIDLLLHCHSKSVRQMAQEQFFLMATRCCMGHRPLLFFITLLFTVLGSTAKERARHAGDYFTLLRHLLNYAYNSNINLPNAEVLLNNEIDWLKRIRDEVKRTGETGVEETILEGHLGVTKELLAFQTPEKKYYIGCEKGGANLIKELIDDFIFPASNVYLQYMKSGEFPTEQAIPVCSTPASINAGFELLVALAVGCVRNLKQIVDTLTDMYYLGCETLTEWEYLPPVGPRPNKGFVGLKNAGATCYMNSVIQQLYMIPPIRNGILAIEGTGTDVDDDMSGDEKQENESNVDPRDEVFSYHHQFDDKPSSKSEDRKEYNIGVLRHLQVIFGHLAASRLQYYVPRGFWKQFRLWGEPVNLREQHDALEFFNSLVDSLDEALKALGHPAMLSKVLGGSFADQKICQGCPHRYECEESFTTLNVDIRNHQNLLDSMEQYVKGDLLEGANAYHCEKCNKKVDTVKRLLIKKLPPVLAIQLKRFDYDWERECAIKFNDYFEFPRELDMEPYTVAGVAKLEGDDVNPENQVIQQNEPSEPTPPGSSKYRLVGVLVHSGQASGGHYYSYIIQRNGGDGEKNRWYKFDDGDVTECKMDDEEEMKNQCFGGEYMGEVFDHMMKRMSYRRQKRWWNAYILFYERMDSLDKDSELVKYISELSISSTKPHQVKMPSAIECSVRKQNVQFMHNRMQYSLEYFQFIKKLLTCNSVYLNPPPGQDHLLPEAEEIAMISAQLAARFLFSTGFHTKKVVRGPASDWYDALCILLRHSKNVRCWFAHNVLFAYPNRFSEYLLECPSAEVRGAFAKLIVFIAHFSLQDGPCPSPTASPGSSAQGCDNLSLSDHLLRAVLNLLRREVSEHGRHLQQYFNLFVMYANLGLAEKTQLLKLNVPATFMLVALDEGPGPPIKYQYAELGKLYTVVSQLVRCCDVSSRMQSSINGNPPLSNPYGDTNLTAPVMPVQQLVAEILFVRTSYVKKIIEDCSNSEETVKLLRFSCWENPQFSSTVLSELLWQVAYSYTYELRPYLDLLLQILLIEDSWQTHRIHNVLKGIPDDRDGLFDTIQRSKNHYQKRAYQCIKCMVALFSNCSVAYQILQSNGDLKRKWTWAVEWLGDELERRPYTGNPQYTYNNWSPPVQSNETSNGYFLERSHSARMTLAKACELCPEELKCTQGSPGKEPDEQEAPDDQDSSPPEDTSLYPHSPGTAQFQQNNHPHGQPYTGPAAQHMNNPQRPGPASAPTPGPTQTQTPTPGPGPTPGPGPKAQENWESTEEVAPIPIPTSTPAPAPPKE, encoded by the exons ATGACGGCCACCACGCGTGGCTCTCCGGTGGGGGGCAATGACAGTCAGGGCCAGGGTCAGGCACCTGATGCTCAGAGCCAGCCCCCACTGCCACAGAACCAG ACTTCATCCCCTAACTCGTCTAACGAGAACTCTCCGGTAAGCCCACCGGATGAGCAGGGCCAGGGGGATGGCACCCCTCAgttggaagaggaggagcctgCTTTCCCTCACACCGACCTAGCCAAGCTGGATGACATGATCAACAG accTCGTTGGGTTGTTCCAGTTTTGCCAAAAGGAGAGTTAGAAGTCCTCTTGGAAGCTGCTATAGACCTGAGTAAAAAAG gatTGGATGTGAAGTGTGAGGCGTGTCAGAGGTTTTTTCGAGATGGTTTGACCATCTCCTTCACAAAGATTCTGACGGACGAAGCAGTCAGTGGCTGGAAGTTTGAAATTCAT AGGTGTATCATTAATAACACACACCGGTTGGTGGAGCTGTGTGTTGCCAAGCTCTCTCAGGACTGGTTTCCTCTACTGGAGCTTCTGGCCATGGCCACCAACCCTCACTGCAAGTTTCACATCTACAACGGCACACGGCCCTCTGAGAGCGTTCCTGCTGGAGCACAGCTGGCTGACGATGAGCTCTTTGCCCGACCACCAGACCCACGATCTCCTAAG GGCTGGTTGGTGGACTTAATAAACAAATTTGGCAATTTAAACGGGTTTCAAATGTTGCACGATCGCTTCATGAGTGGCCAAGCACTGAACGTCCAGATCATCGCTGCACTTATAAA GCCTTTTGGGCAGTGTTACGAGTTCCTCACCTTGCACACGGTAAAGAAATACTTCCTTCCAGTCATCGAGATGGTTCCCCAGTTTTTAGAGAATctcacagatgaggagctgaagaaagaaGCCAAGAATGAAGCCAAAAACGACGCACTGTCCATGATTATCAAGTCTTTGAAAAATCTGGCTTCTCGTGTACCTGGGCAGGAGGAGACCGTAAAGAATTTAGAGATTTTTAGGTTAAAAATGATTCTTAG GTTATTGCAAATTTCTTCTTTTAATGGCAAAATGAATGCACTAAATGAAGTTAATAAGGTGATCTCCAGTGTCTCCTACTACACTCATCGCCACAACCCTGAAGAGGAGGAGTGGTTGACTGCAGAGCGTATGGCT GAGTGGATCCAACAGAATCACATTCTGTCTATTGTTCTGAGAGACAGTTTGCACCAGCCGCAGTATGTtgagaaactggaaaaaatCCTTCGCTTTGTTATCAAAGAAAAAGCTCTTACAATGCAGGATCTGGACAACATCTGGGCTGCACAG GCTGGTAAGCATGAAGCCATTGTGAAGAATGTCCACGACCTTCTGGCCAAGCTGGCTTGGGACTTCTCTCCCGAGCAGCTCGACCACCTTTTTGACTGCTTCAAG GCAAGCTGGACCAATGCCAGCAAGAAGCAGCGAGAAAAACTGCTGGAACTTATCCGGCGCTTAGCTGAGGATGATAAGGATGGTGTAATGGCCCACAAGGTCCTCAACCTGCTCTGGAACCTGGCACACAGTGATGATGTGCCTGTCGACATCATGGACCAGGCTCTTAGTGCCCACATCAAGATTTTGGATTACAGTTGTTCACAG GACCGAGACACGCAGAAGATCCAGTGGATAGACCGCTTTATAGAAGAATTACGAACCAATGACAAGTGGGTGATCCCTGCCCTCAAGCAAATCAGAGAAATCTGTAGCCTCTTTGGAGAAGCTCCTCAAAACCTTAG TCAAACCCAGAGAAGTCCTCATGTGTTTTACCGGCATGACTTGATCAACCAGCTGCAGCATAACCACGCTCTGGTCACCCTGGTGGCTGAGAACCTTTCAGCCTACATGGAGACGATGAGACAGTTCTCCAAAG AAGAACAGGCCGAGTTTGATCCCCAGACAGTCAGGCCAGGAAGTCGCTACAGCCATGTTCAGGAAGTACAAGAACGACTCAACTTCCTCAG GTTCTTGTTGAAGGATGGCCAGCTGTGGCTGTGCGCGCCCCAGGCCAAGCAGATCTGGAAGTGTCTGGCTGAGaatgcagtgtttctgtgtgatcGGGAAGCGTGTTTCAAATG GTACTCCAAGCTGATGGGTGACGAgccagacctggacccagatATCAATAAGGACTTCTTTGAGAACAATGTTCTACAGCTGGACCCATCTCTTCTGACAGAGAATGGCATGAAGTGCTTCGAGAGGTTCTTCAAAGCTGTCAACTGCAGGGAGGGCAAGTTGGTAGCAAAGCGCAGGGCCTACATGATGGATGACCTGGAGCTTATAGGCTTGGACTACCTCTGGAGG GTGGTAATTCAAGGAAGTGATGACATCGCCAGCAGAGCCATAGACCTGCTGAAAGAGATTTACACCAACCTTGGACCAAAACTACAAGTTAATCAG GTTGAAATTCACGAGGATTTCATCCAGTCGTGCTTTGACCGTCTGAAGGCATCGTATGACACCCTCTGTGTGCTGGATGGAGACAAAGACAGTATCAACTGTGCCCGCCAGGAAGCCATCCGTATGGTGCGAGTTCTCACTGTGCTCAAAGAGTACATCAATGAGTGTGACAGTGACTACCATGAGGAGAGGACCATACTGCCAATGTCCAG AGCTTTTCGTGGGAAGCATATAACATTGATCGTCCGTTTCCCCAACCAGGGGCGTCAGGTGGATGACCTGGATATATGGTCACACACTAATGACACTATTGGCTCAGTGCGGCGTGGCATCCTGAACAGGATCAAAGCTAACGCAGCACATACCAAGATCGAGCTCTTCATTGGTGGCGAGGTTGTTGATCCAGCTGACGACAGGAAGCTGATTGGACAGCTCAATTTGAAGGACAAAACG CTGATCACGGCGAAGCTGACCCAGGTGAGCACTAACATGCCCTCAAGCCCAGACAGCTCATCTGACTCATCCACTGGCTCCCCTggtaaccatggtaaccacTACAGTGATGGACCCAACCCTGAGGTGGAGAGCTGTCTTCCTGGCGTA ATTATGTCGCTGCATCTGCGCTATATCTCATTCCTGTGGCAGGTGGCTGACTTGGGCTGTAACCTCAACATGCCTCAGCTCAGAGATGGAGCCCGAGTTCTCATGAAACTCATGCCCCCAG aTAACACTACAGTGGAGAATCTGAGAGCAGTGTGTCTGGACCACGCCAAGCTTGGAGAAAACAGCCTCAGTCCTTCACTGGACTCTCGTTTCTTTGGCCCCTCCCCCTCACAAGTGCTCTACCTCATTGAG GTTGTATATGCTTTGCTCATGCCAGCCAGTGCCACTCTAGGTGAGGATGCCAGTGACTTCCAGTATAACTTCCTAAAGAGTGGTGGGCTGCCCCTGGTGTTGAGCATGCTCACCAGGAACAACTTCCTACCGTCGGCGGACATGGAGACACGACGTGGGGCTTATCTCAATGCTCTGAAGATTGCCAAGCTCCTGCTGACGGCGGTGGGCTTTGGACACGTAAAGGCTGTGGCTGAGGCCTGCCAACCCAACGCTGAGGGAAATATTCCAGTCTCTCCG ATAAATCAGGCCACACATGACCAGGCCCTGGTTCTACAGAGTGCCCTGCAAAATATCCCCAACCCAGCCTCAGAATGTATGCTGCGCAATGTAGCCATCCGCCTGGCCCAGCAGATTTCTGATGAG aatTTCTTCCAGGCATCGAAGTATATCCCAGACATTTGTGTGATCCGAGCAGTGCAGAAAATAGTGTGGGCATCAGGCTGTGGTACAGTGCAGCTTGTCTTCAGTTCCAATGAAGAAATCAGCAAGATATATGAGAAG ACAAACGCATCTAAGGAGCCAGATGGAGAAGATGAGCAGGTGTGCTGTGAGGCCTTGGAAGTGATGACGCTGTGTTTTGCCCTTATGCCTACGGCTCTGGACACGCTCAGCAAGGAGAAGGCTTGGCAGACCTTCATCATAGACTTGCTGCTACACTGCCATAGCAA ATCTGTGCGTCAGATGGCCCAGGAGCAATTTTTCTTGATGGCAACTAGGTGCTGTATGGGTCATCGACCCCTACTCTTCTTTATCACCCTCCTCTTCACTGTGTTGGGG AGTACAGCCAAAGAGCGAGCTAGACATGCTGGAGACTACTTCACTTTGCTCAGACATCTGCTAAACTATGCCTATAACAGCAACATTAACCTGCCAAATGCTGAAGTGCTGCTCAACAATGAGATTGACTGGCTGAAAAGGATAAGG GATGAAGTTAAGAGAACTGGGGAGACAGGTGTGGAGGAGACCATACTGGAAGGCCACCTTGGGGTGACCAAAGAGCTTCTAGCATTCCAGACACCAGAGAAAAAGTACTACATTGGCTGTGAAAAGGGAGGAGCCAACCTCATTAAG GAGTTGATCGATGACTTCATCTTCCCAGCATCTAATGTTTACCTGCAGTACATGAAGAGTGGGGAGTTTCCCACAGAGCAGGCCATCCCAGTGTGTAGCACTCCTGCTTCAATCAACGCTGGCTTTGAGCTTCTGGTGGCGTTGGCTGTTGGATGTGTCCGCAATCTCAAACAAATAGTAGACACTCTGACTGACATGTACTATCTAG GCTGTGAGACATTGACAGAGTGGGAGTACTTGCCTCCAGTGGGGCCTCGGCCCAACAAAGGCTTTGTAGGTCTTAAGAATGCTGGAGCCACCTGTTATATGAACTCAGTCATTCAACAGCTGTACATGATTCCTCCAATTCGAAATGGCATCCTGGCCATCGAGGGCACTGGCACTGACGTGGATGATGACATGTCTGGGGATGAAAAACAGGAGAATGAG AGCAATGTGGATCCTCGGGATGAGGTGTTTAGCTATCATCACCAGTTCGACGATAAGCCCTCCAGTAAAtcagaggacaggaaggagtACAACATCGGGGTACTGCGTCACTTACAGGTCATCTTTGGTCACCTGGCTGCCTCCAGACTACAATACTACGTCCCAAGGGGATTCTGGAAGCAGTTCAG GTTGTGGGGCGAGCCAGTGAACTTACGAGAGCAGCATGATGCACTGGAGTTTTTCAACTCTTTAGTGGACAGTCTAGATGAAGCTCTAAAGGCCCTTGGCCACCCTGCCATGCTTAGCAAAGTGCTGGGAGGCTCGTTCGCTGACCAAAAGATCTGTCAGGGATGTCCTCATAG GTATGAGTGTGAAGAGTCATTCACAACACTCAATGTAGATATCAGAAACCACCAGAACCTGTTGGACTCTATGGAGCAGTATGTTAAAGGAGATCTTTTGGAGGGAGCCAATGCCTACCACTGTGAAAAGTGTAATAAGAAG GTGGACACAGTGAAGCGCCTACTGATTAAGAAGCTGCCGCCCGTTCTGGCCATCCAGCTGAAGCGCTTCGACTACGACTGGGAGAGGGAGTGCGCCATCAAGTTCAATGACTACTTTGAGTTTCCCCGGGAGCTGGACATGGAGCCGTACACAGTAGCTGGTGTAGCCAAGCTAGAGGGCGATGACGTGAACCCAGAGAACCAGGTGATCCAACAGAATGAGCCCTCTGAACCTACACCACCGGGTAGTTCTAAGTACCGTCTGGTGGGAGTGCTGGTTCACTCAGGCCAGGCCAGTGGCGGACACTACTACTCATACATAATCCAGAGAAACGGAGGCGATGGCGAGAAGAATCGCTGGTATAAGTTTGATGATGGTGATGTGACTGAGTGCAAGAtggacgatgaggaggagatgaagaaccAGTGCTTTGGAGGGGAATACATGGGCGAGGTGTTTGATCACATGATGAAAAGGATGTCGTACCGGAGGCAGAAGCGCTGGTGGAATGCCTACATCCTGTTTTATGAGCGTATGGACTCACTGGACAAGGACAGCGAGCTTGTTAAATACATCTCAGAGCTGAGCATCTCCTCCACCAAGCCACATCAGGTCAAGATGCCTAGTGCCATCGAGTGCAGCGTCCGCAAGCAGAACGTCCAATTCATGCACAACCGAATGCAATACAGCCTGGAATATTTCCAGTTTATTAAGAAACTTCTGACCTGTAACAGTGTCTATTTAAACCCTCCTCCAG GACAAGACCATCTCCTgccagaggcagaggagatTGCTATGATAAGTGCTCAGCTGGCTGctaggtttcttttcagcacagGTTTTCACACCAAGAAAGTAGTACGGGGTCCTGCCAGTGACTG GTACGACGCCCTGTGCATCCTGCTGAGACACAGTAAGAATGTACGCTGTTGGTTTGCACACAACGTTCTGTTTGCTTACCCCAACCGATTCTCCGAGTACTTACTTGAGTGCCCGAGCGCTGAGGTTCGTGGGGCATTTGCCAAGCTCATTGTCTTCATCGCCCACTTCTCGCTGCAAGATGGCCCCTGCCCCTCCCCCACCGCCTCGCCTGGGTCCTCTGCTCAG GGCTGTGATAACCTCAGTTTAAGTGACCACCTGTTGAGAGCTGTACTCAACCTGCTTAGAAGAGAGGTTTCTGAACACGGCCGTCACCTGCAGCAGTACTTCAACCTCTTTGTCATGTATGCTAATCTGG GCCTAGCAGAAAAGACCCAGCTCCTCAAGCTGAATGTCCCTGCCACGTTCATGTTGGTCGCTCTCGATGAGGGTCCAGGCCCTCCCATTAAATACCAGTATGCTGAACTGGGCAAGCTCTACACTGTGGTCTCCCAGCTGGTCCGCTGCTGTGATGTCTCCTCACGCATGCAGTCCTCCATCAATG GTAACCCTCCCCTCTCTAACCCATATGGAGATACTAATCTCACGGCACCAGTGATGCCCGtgcagcagctggtggcagAAATCCTGTTTGTGAGAACCAGCTATGTGAAGAAGATCATCGAGGACTGCAGCAACTCTGAGGAGACCGTGAAGCTGCTTCGCTTTAGCTGCTGGGAGAACCCCCAATTCTCCTCCACTGTGCTCAGTGAGCTGCTCTGGCAg gtggcATACTCCTACACCTACGAGCTGAGGCCTTATCTGGACTTGCTGCTACAGATTCTGCTCATTGAAGACTCCTGGCAGACTCACAG GATTCACAATGTGTTGAAGGGCATTCCTGATGACAGAGATGGACTTTTTGACACCATCCAGCGCTCTAAGAACCACTACCAGAAACGGGCCTACCAGTGCATCAAGTGCATGGTGGCCCTGTTCAGCAACTGTTCTGTGGCCTACCAGATTTTACAG AGCAATGGTGACCTAAAACGAAAGTGGACGTGGGCAGTGGAGTGGTTGGGGGatgagctggagaggaggccaTACACGGGGAATCCCCAGTACACCTACAACAACTGGTCCCCTCCTGTTCAGAGCAACGAGACCTCCAACGGATATTTCCTGGAGCGTTCCCACAGCGCACGTATGACACTGGCCAAGGCCTGTGAGCTCTGTCCTGAGGAG CTCAAGTGTACTCAGGGAAGCCCAGGGAAG GAGCCAGATGAACAGGAAGCACCTGATGATCAAGACTCCTCTCCACCTGAGGACACGTCTCTGTACCCACATTCTCCTGGAACAGCCCAGTTTCAGCAG AACAACCACCCCCACGGGCAGCCGTATACCGGGCCCGCTGCTCAGCACATGAACAACCCTCAGCGCCCCGGTCCGGCCTCTGCCCCGACTCCAGGCCctacccagacccagacccccACCCCGGGTCCTGGTCCCACTCCCGGGCCAGGCCCCAAAGCACAAGAGAACTGGGAGAGCACCGAGGAGGTCGCCCCCATTCCCATTCCCACCTCCACCCCAGCGCCTGCCCCGCCTAAGGAGTAA